One segment of Sesamum indicum cultivar Zhongzhi No. 13 linkage group LG4, S_indicum_v1.0, whole genome shotgun sequence DNA contains the following:
- the LOC105161280 gene encoding GRF1-interacting factor 1 isoform X1 has product MQQHLMQMQPMMAAYYPPNVTTDHIQQYLDENKSLILKIVESQNSGKLSECAENQARLQRNLMYLAAIADSQPQPPTMHSQYAAGGILQPGAHYLQHQQAQQMTPQSLMAARSSMLYGTQPYPSLQQQQALHSQISMSSGGSGGLLLQGEPHSAGGSGSLGGGGFPDFVRSTPGDGLQTSSRTMASGSKQDMGSNVSAEGRGGSDGGETLYLKSAEDGN; this is encoded by the exons ATGCAGCAGCACCTGATGCAGATGCAGCCCATGATGGCAGCCTACTATCCCCCCAACGTCACTACTGATCACATTCAACAG TACTTGGATGAAAACAAGTCACTGATTCTGAAGATTGTGGAGAGCCAAAACTCGGGAAAGCTGAGTGAGTGTGCGGA GAACCAAGCTAGACTACAGCGGAACTTGATGTATCTTGCTGCTATTGCCGATTCACAACCTCAACCACCTACCATGCACTCTCAG TACGCTGCTGGTGGGATTTTGCAGCCAGGAGCGCATTATCTGCAGCACCAACAAGCTCAGCAGATGACACCTCAATCACTTATGGCGGCACGATCGTCTATGTTATATGGCACACAGCCGTATCCGTCACTTCAACAGCAGCAGGCCTTGCACAGCCAAATCAGTATGAGCTCTGGCGGAAGTGGTGGACTACTGCTCCAAGGTGAGCCTCATAGTGCGGGAGGCAGTGGCAGCCTTGGAGGTGGAGGGTTTCCCGATTTTGTCCGGAGCACTCCTGGGGACGGCCTACAGACTAGCTCAAGGACAATGGCCAGCGGAAGCAAGCAAGATATGGGAAGCAATGTTTCTGCTGAAGGGCGAGGTGGAAGCGATGGAGGCGAAACTCTCTACTTAAAGAGTGCTGAAGATGGGAATTGA
- the LOC105161280 gene encoding GRF1-interacting factor 1 isoform X2 gives MLYLDENKSLILKIVESQNSGKLSECAENQARLQRNLMYLAAIADSQPQPPTMHSQYAAGGILQPGAHYLQHQQAQQMTPQSLMAARSSMLYGTQPYPSLQQQQALHSQISMSSGGSGGLLLQGEPHSAGGSGSLGGGGFPDFVRSTPGDGLQTSSRTMASGSKQDMGSNVSAEGRGGSDGGETLYLKSAEDGN, from the exons ATGCTA TACTTGGATGAAAACAAGTCACTGATTCTGAAGATTGTGGAGAGCCAAAACTCGGGAAAGCTGAGTGAGTGTGCGGA GAACCAAGCTAGACTACAGCGGAACTTGATGTATCTTGCTGCTATTGCCGATTCACAACCTCAACCACCTACCATGCACTCTCAG TACGCTGCTGGTGGGATTTTGCAGCCAGGAGCGCATTATCTGCAGCACCAACAAGCTCAGCAGATGACACCTCAATCACTTATGGCGGCACGATCGTCTATGTTATATGGCACACAGCCGTATCCGTCACTTCAACAGCAGCAGGCCTTGCACAGCCAAATCAGTATGAGCTCTGGCGGAAGTGGTGGACTACTGCTCCAAGGTGAGCCTCATAGTGCGGGAGGCAGTGGCAGCCTTGGAGGTGGAGGGTTTCCCGATTTTGTCCGGAGCACTCCTGGGGACGGCCTACAGACTAGCTCAAGGACAATGGCCAGCGGAAGCAAGCAAGATATGGGAAGCAATGTTTCTGCTGAAGGGCGAGGTGGAAGCGATGGAGGCGAAACTCTCTACTTAAAGAGTGCTGAAGATGGGAATTGA
- the LOC105161280 gene encoding GRF1-interacting factor 1 isoform X3, with protein sequence MYLAAIADSQPQPPTMHSQYAAGGILQPGAHYLQHQQAQQMTPQSLMAARSSMLYGTQPYPSLQQQQALHSQISMSSGGSGGLLLQGEPHSAGGSGSLGGGGFPDFVRSTPGDGLQTSSRTMASGSKQDMGSNVSAEGRGGSDGGETLYLKSAEDGN encoded by the exons ATGTATCTTGCTGCTATTGCCGATTCACAACCTCAACCACCTACCATGCACTCTCAG TACGCTGCTGGTGGGATTTTGCAGCCAGGAGCGCATTATCTGCAGCACCAACAAGCTCAGCAGATGACACCTCAATCACTTATGGCGGCACGATCGTCTATGTTATATGGCACACAGCCGTATCCGTCACTTCAACAGCAGCAGGCCTTGCACAGCCAAATCAGTATGAGCTCTGGCGGAAGTGGTGGACTACTGCTCCAAGGTGAGCCTCATAGTGCGGGAGGCAGTGGCAGCCTTGGAGGTGGAGGGTTTCCCGATTTTGTCCGGAGCACTCCTGGGGACGGCCTACAGACTAGCTCAAGGACAATGGCCAGCGGAAGCAAGCAAGATATGGGAAGCAATGTTTCTGCTGAAGGGCGAGGTGGAAGCGATGGAGGCGAAACTCTCTACTTAAAGAGTGCTGAAGATGGGAATTGA
- the LOC105161281 gene encoding SWR1 complex subunit 2, whose amino-acid sequence MGTSKEEAQQHGFLDRASRATRGKRMTKLLDEEIEEDEVFWNQDALKEEENDEEYEEEGEVADVFDSDFDEDEPEADEEVENEPDERRTIKKLIYPGKAPTKKKKKTKKEKVLSKSESASKDEKTPDHSTPSEQNDVPDDAEVEKIVRKSTRTSVIVRQAERDAIRAALQATMKPIKRKKEGEEKRMTQEEMLLEAAQTEIMNLRNLERVLAREEEVKKRAIVHKAVYSGPQIRYLSKNGYSYLDFMNGSSFESEVSTTAKPYPKKQVCAITGLPAIYRDPKTGLPYATKEAFKIIREQYAEASSCTKKDGCMGLLSDFEQGFSQKRKRSVIPHDTATSYSRNFARFRRIPALEIQDSD is encoded by the exons ATGGGGACCAGCAAAGAAGAGGCACAGCAACATGGGTTTCTTGATCGTGCCTCTCGAGCTACCAGGGGCAAACG GATGACAAAGTTGCTTGATGAGGAGATTGAAGAAGACGAAGTCTTTTGGAATCAAGATGCTCTCAAAGAG GAGGAGAATGATGAGGAATATGAGGAAGAAGGAGAGGTTGCTGATGTCTTTGATAGTGACTTTGATGAAGAT GAGCCTGAGGCAGATGAAGAAGTGGAAAATGAACCTGATGAGAG GAGAACAATTAAGAAACTAATATATCCTGGAAAGGCAcccacaaaaaagaaaaagaagacaaaaaaagagaaggtGCTTTCTAAGTCAGAAAGTGCATCTAAGGATGAGAAAACTCCGGACCATTCGACTCCTTCAGAACAAAATGATGTTCCTGATGATGCTGAGGTAGAGAAGATAGTTAGAAAGTCAACTAGAACTTCTGTGATTGTTAGACAAGCTGAGAGAGACGCAATACGTGCAGCACTGCAAGCTACAATGAAG ccaataaaaaggaaaaaggaaggtGAGGAGAAGAGGATGACCCAAGAAGAGATGCTTTTGGAAGCAGCTCAAACAG AGATTATGAATTTGAGAAACTTGGAAAGGGTGTTAGCTAGAGAGGAAGAAGTAAAGAAAAGAGCCATTGTGCACAAAGCAGTTTACAGTGGTCCTCAGATAAGATACCTTTCTAAAAACG GTTATTCATATCTAGATTTCATGAATGGATCGTCATTTGAGTCGGAAGTCTCAACCACAGCCAAACCTT ATCCGAAGAAACAAGTGTGTGCTATTACTGGACTCCCAGCAAT TTACCGTGATCCAAAGACTGGTTTACCTTATGCAACGAAAGAGGCATTCAAGATCATCCGTGAACA GTATGCTGAAGCGAGTAGCTGCACTAAGAAGGATGGCTGCATGGGCCTCTTATCTGATTTTGAACAAGGATTCTCTCAGAAGAGGAAACGGTCAGTGATTCCACACGACACAGCAACATCATACTCTCGGAACTTTGCTCGTTTTCGAAGAATTCCTGCTCTAGAAATCCAAGACTCGGACTAA